Part of the Triticum urartu cultivar G1812 chromosome 2, Tu2.1, whole genome shotgun sequence genome, TTCAACGCTTTCCCCCGCCAAAAAAAGAGATTCAACGCGTTGAAGAATTGCACAGAGCACCATAGAGTGGCCACAAGACCACACGTGGACGCTCGCAAATTAGATAAGCTGCCGAAAGATGTGAAAAGGGCAGAAGGAAACGGAGTCCCTGACGAAGCTGGCCTATGGAGTATGGTCGTGGTATACATGCGAACGTTGCCGGCCGGGCGCCAAACCTGTGTGACATCGCACGCACGACATGCCAAACCTAAGCTCGGATCATGCTAAACTTGTGAGTACTCTGTGCAGCACGCGGTTTGCCCCAACCGGAAACAGGACGGTGTTCCAGCCACCGGTTTCCTTTCACCAAATCATCCAACGCGCACGTGCCCAGACGACGGAACACCCTCAAATCCTGTTCGCGGTTGGCGTGCCGAGAGAGAGAGGACAGTGGAGAGAGGAGTCACAGTGACCCCGCACCACACTGATGGACACGCGGAGCCGTGAGCCCGCGACATGAGAGATGAGAGCCGGCCGGTCAGCCCGCGACGACGCTGCCCACACGAAATCCTCGAGCGCGCGACAGCCACGCCGCAACGGCACGCCCTTTCCGGTCCATTTCCCGGACCCCGGTCGACACCACGCGCGCGCACCTCGCCGGACACGATAAAACAAGCCGCTTTTCCCTCCTCTTCAGCGTATACACGCGCCGCTGGTGTACCAACTCGCGTTTTGCCTTCTGAAGCCTTCTGAAGCCGAGACGCCACCTGGTTGGCTCGCTGCTGCCCGTTGCGCTCCGGCGGCAGCCAAGCCAAGTGCTCTCGCCCGCCCGCCGGAAGTCCGGCCGCGCGTGCGCGATGACCTTCCCGCTGGTGTGCTACTGCAACGCGGTGCCCCGGCCTATCGCCGCCGTGTTCAGGTTCCTCCACGCCACCGCGCTGGCCTTCGTGCTCATCCTCTGCCTCCTCGGCCTCTACGAGTTCCCCTACACCCCCGAGGAGCACGCGGCGCTCATCAGCGGCCCTCGCCGCCGTCCCAACCGGGACGGCGCGCTTCCGGAGACGGTGAAGCGGCGGCTGCCCCCCGTCGAGTTCGCCGCGCACCTGGCGGAGCGGTCCCGATCGTCGACGTCTAAGAGGCCGGGTCGCcacgaggacgaggaggaggacgacggcgGCGACGCGAGCACGTGCAGGGTGTGCCTGGAGCGGCTGGAGCCGACGGACGAGGTGCGGCCGCTGGGCAACTGCGCCCACGCCTTCCACAGAGGCTGCATCGACCGGTGGATCGACGTCGGCGAGGCGACGTGCCCGCTGTGCCGGTCCAGCCTGCTGCCTCGTCAGCGCGGGGGGCTGCTCGCCAGTGCCAGGGCCCGGTTCAGCGGCTAGTTCTCCATCCGTACCTGCACGAGGGGCAGTTTTGTCATTTCAGCGTCGATGGTACTTGGTGCAGCAGGCCGATCGCGGGCTGTTCGCGATCAGGACGACTAACCACCGAGCAGTACCTGTGCTAATCAATGGGCACGCACGAAATTATTTGACCAACTCCTGGTGAGAAAATATATGGAGCAGTACCGTCCGTGTTTAGGGAAGAGATCGGATCAGTGATCACAATAAAAGATTGGCCCATTGAGAATTTGAGATGGGCTGGCAATGTGTCCTGCGTGTCCGTCAAGTCCAGTCCAGTCCAGTGCACTGTTCTATCTTCTGGAATTGTTGGGTACGAAGCTGCATCCGTGTTGACACGTTGTTATCGATGATTTAATTTCTTAACGTTGCTCGGCTTCAACTGCATGGAATCGACGTGTAACTAATCATCGTTATCTTCCCCGCAAGAAAAGAGACAATCATCATTATATTCACAAACAAAAATGCTACACCTACGAAGAAAACCTACAAACTCTTACGTAAATTTCCTAACTATAACCTCTCCGCCCCCTGATTTCAACTGGGTGGGTCCC contains:
- the LOC125533812 gene encoding E3 ubiquitin-protein ligase EL5-like, producing MTFPLVCYCNAVPRPIAAVFRFLHATALAFVLILCLLGLYEFPYTPEEHAALISGPRRRPNRDGALPETVKRRLPPVEFAAHLAERSRSSTSKRPGRHEDEEEDDGGDASTCRVCLERLEPTDEVRPLGNCAHAFHRGCIDRWIDVGEATCPLCRSSLLPRQRGGLLASARARFSG